From Melitaea cinxia chromosome 3, ilMelCinx1.1, whole genome shotgun sequence, one genomic window encodes:
- the LOC123669168 gene encoding diacylglycerol O-acyltransferase 1 — MSTEGGENALRYRRAQSVTKAEEISEKEKKARRSQLDKPVHKPRDSLFSWSSEFTDFTGLVNWGFLMLTIGGLRLCLENFLKYGIRVNPFEWIIVLTGRNEGYSHQYPSVILLIFSVVPAVICLLIEKAIAVEILSEKLGLTLQILNILTEISLPVIVLYFKGLEFSFVGITAVCMIYLVLFLKLWSYFQTNHWCRQGMKGKQYKNKLRRQSLSVFVLQIGLLESEDEKNDLASSGLVKYPDNLTLKDLFYFLLAPTLCYELNFPRTTRIRKRFLIKRIIEVVFGVNLVLALFQQWMIPSVTNAVDPFSEMSFVKVTERLLKLAVPNHLIWLCFFYLSFHSFLNLVGEIMHFADRKFYSDWWNANNIAVFWSNWNLPVHVWAVRHVYIPMTTMGYSKSAASIVVFFISAFFHEYLVSVPLQMFRIWAFLGMMAQPPLAVISRAAELRLGARWGNLIVWSSLILGQPLAIMMYYHDYALQHFAPRH, encoded by the exons ATGTCTACTGAAGGAGGAGAAAATGCTTTGCGTTATAGAAGAGCCCAGAGTGTTACTAAAGCAGAAGAAAtatctgaaaaagaaaaaaaagctcGAAGATCTCAATTAGATAAAcc AGTTCACAAACCAAGAGATTCTCTCTTTTCATGGAGTTCCGAGTTCACAGACTTTACTGGATTAGTAAATTGGGGTTTTCTTATGTTAACCATCGGTGGGCTTCGATTGTGTCTTgaaaattttttgaa ATATGGCATACGTGTGAATCCATTTGAATGGATTATTGTTCTAACTGGTCGTAATGAGGGCTACAGTCACCAATATCCatcagtaatattattaattt tTAGTGTTGTACCAGCTGTAATCTGTCTCTTAATTGAAAAAGCAATAGCAGTG GAAATATTATCAGAGAAGCTTGGACTTACACTTCAAATACTAAACATTTTGACGGAGATCAGTTTACctgttattgtattatatttcaaaGGATTGGAATTCAGCTTTG TTGGCATTACAGCAGTATGCATGATTTATTTAGTTCTGTTCTTAAAACTGTGGAGCTATTTTCAAACGAACCACTGGTGCAGACAGGGAATGAAGggaaaacaatacaaaaacaaactgAGGCGTCAAAGTTTATCA GTTTTTGTTTTGCAAATAGGTTTGCTAG AATCAGAGGATGAGAAAAATGACCTGGCATCATCCGGTTTAGTCAAATATCCCGATAATTTGACACTTAAAgatcttttttactttttgttggCACCTACCCTTTGCTACGAATTGAATTTCCCTCGCACGACACG AATCAGAAAAAGATtcttaataaaaagaataatagaaGTTGTATTTGGTGTAAATTTGGTACTGGCTTTATTTCAACAATGGATGATCCCTTCCGTCACAAATGCAGTGGATCCATTCTCGGAAATGAGCTTTGTAAAGGTTACTGAAAGATTGTTAAAATTGGCC GTGCCTAATCACCTTATCTGGCTGTGTTTTTTCTACCTAAGTTTCCACTCATTCCTAAACTTAGTCGGTGAGATAATGCACTTCGCGGACCGTAAATTCTACAG CGACTGGTGGAACGCGAACAACATAGCTGTTTTCTGGAGCAACTGGAACTTGCCCGTCCACGTGTGGGCTGTCCGCCATGTCTACATCCCCATGACAACGATGGGTTACTCAAAGAGCGCAGCTAGTATCGTCGTGTTTTTCATATCGGCCTTCTTCCACGAATACTTG GTGAGCGTGCCGCTGCAGATGTTCCGCATCTGGGCGTTCCTGGGCATGATGGCGCAGCCGCCGCTGGCGGTGATCTCGCGCGCGGCGGAGCTGCGGCTGGGCGCGCGCTGGGGCAACCTCATCGTGTGGAGCTCGCTCATCCTGGGCCAGCCGCTCGCCATCATGATGTACTACCACGACTACGCGCTCCAGCACTTCGCCCCGCGCCACTGA
- the LOC123669458 gene encoding protein slowmo — protein MKIWTSEHTFNHPWETVAQAAWRKYPNPMNPAVVGIDVVDRKVVNGILVTHRLVSSKWFFPRWAQALIGTAKICYASEKSEVNPNEREMTLKTTNLTFCRYIAVDETVKYTPHPSDPTKTLLTQEAVVTVQGVPLSSYMEDLLANKISLNAGKGRQAIEWVIGKLDSEIKELANTACKSTDELLSHTKKSLDDITITARRSMDDISSKAKKSLDDIEKFRQANANQRS, from the exons ATGAAGATTTGGACATCCGAACATACTTTCAA CCATCCTTGGGAAACGGTTGCTCAAGCAGCATGGAGAAAATACCCTAATCCAATGAACCCTGCTGTTGTAGGAATCGATGTTGTCGATAGAAAGGTCGTAAATGGCATCTTAGTAACGCATAGACTTGTTAGTTCGAAGTGGTTTTTTCCACGATGGGCACAAGcg CTTATTGGCACAGCTAAGATATGCTATGCCAGCGAGAAGTCAGAAGTGAATCCTAATGAGCGAGAAATGACTTTGAAGACCACAAATCTGACATTTTGTCGGTACATTGCTGTTGATGAAACGGTTAAATACACTCCTCATCCCTCTGATCCTACAAAAACTCTGCTAACACAAGAAGCAGTGGTTACTGTACAA GGTGTTCCACTGAGTAGCTACATGGAAGACCTGTTGGCAAATAAAATTTCGCTTAATGCGGGAAAAGGTCGTCAAGCAATTGAGTGGGTTATAGGCAAGCTAGACTCGGAGATAAAAGAATTGGCAAATACAGCCTGCAAAAGTACAGATGAGCTCCTGTCACATACTAAAAAGTCTTTAGATGACATTACAATTACAGCAAGAAGATCCATGGATGATATATCTTCTAAAGCTAAAAAGTCTTTAGATGATATAGAAAAATTCAGACAGGCGAATGCCAATCAACGAAGCTGA
- the LOC123669169 gene encoding mediator of RNA polymerase II transcription subunit 11 has translation MAGPIERIQVLDEIEKDIITCLQCAAQALLELGKERSSQKQAESNTSQFLRTLNQVESKLSDQINYLTQVSTGQPHEGSGYASQKVLQMAWHRLEHVRSWVNELERHKASHLAAGNRTTPGVLNGNMQSSGTSTQ, from the exons ATGGCTGGCCCTATAGAAAGGATTCAAGTTCTTGATGAGATTGAAAAAGATATCATTACATGTTTACAATGTGCTG CTCAAGCTTTGTTGGAGTTGGGTAAAGAAAGATCAAGTCAAAAACAAGCTGAGAGTAATACGTCTCAATTCCTTAGAACTTTAAATCAAGTGGAATCGAAACTAAGCGATCAAATAAACTATTTGACTCAAGTGTCTACTGGTCAACCTCATGAAGGCTCAGGATATGCTTCACAAAAAGTACTTCAAATGGCTTGGCATCGCCTTGAACATGTGCGTTCTTGGGTAAATGAACTGGAAAGACACAAAGCATCTCACTTAGCTGCAGGAAATAGAACAACTCCAGGAGTATTAAATGGTAATATGCAATCATCTGGCACAAGTACTCAGTAA
- the LOC123669459 gene encoding 60S ribosomal protein L3: MSHRKFSAPRHGSMGFYPKKRSRRHRGKVKAFPKDDPSKPVHLTAFIGYKAGMTHVVREPDRPGSKINKKEIVEAVTIIETPPMVCVGVVGYIETPHGLRALLTVWAEHMSEDCRRRFYKNWYKCKKKAFTKSSKKWQDELGRKSIEKDFKKMIRYCSVIRIIAHTQMKLLKQRQKKAHIMEIQVNGGTVEDKVKWAREHLEKPIPIDSVFTQDEMIDCIGVTKGKGYKGVTSRWHTKKLPRKTHKGLRKVACIGAWHPSRVSFTVARAGQKGYHHRTEMNKKIYRIGQGIHTKDGKVIKNNASTEYDLSEKSITPMGGFPHYGEVNNDFVMIKGCCMGPKKRVITLRKSLRVHTKRAALEKINLKFIDTSSKFGHGRFQTPADKAAFMGTLKKDRIREEAAATAAPAAAQS; this comes from the exons ATG TCGCATAGAAAATTTTCGGCGCCTCGCCATGGCTCTATGGGATTCTATCCCAAGAAGAGATCCCGCCGCCACCGTGGTAAGGTTAAGGCTTTCCCGAAAGATGATCCTAGCAAGCCAGTGCATCTTACTGCCTTCATTGGCTACAAAGCTGGTATGACCCACGTGGTCCGTGAACCCGACCGTCCTGGGTCAA AGATCAACAAGAAGGAGATCGTCGAAGCTGTGACCATCATTGAGACTCCGCCTATGGTCTGTGTTGGTGTTGTCGGTTACATCGAGACACCACATGGCCTTCGCGCTCTTTTGACCGTATGGGCTGAACACATGTCCGAAGACTGCCGTCGTCGCTTCTACAAGAACTG GTATAAGTGCAAGAAGAAGGCCTTTACCAAGTCTAGCAAGAAATGGCAAGATGAACTGGGCCGCAAGTCTATTGAAAAGGACTTTAAGAAAATGATCCGTTACTGCAGTGTTATCAGAATCATTGCACACACGCAAATGAAACTTCTTAAACAAAGACAAAAGAAAGCCCATATCATGGAGATCCAAGTAAATGGTGGAACTGTTGAAGACAAAGTAAAATGGGCGAGAGAACATCTAGAGAAGCCCATCCCCATTGATTCTGTCTTTACTCAAGATGAGATGATTGACTGCATTGGAGTCACGAAGGGTAAAGGATACAAAG GTGTTACATCTCGTTGGCACACCAAGAAGCTCCCACGTAAGACTCACAAGGGTTTGCGTAAAGTTGCTTGTATTGGAGCATGGCATCCTTCAAGAGTGTCATTTACTGTTGCTCGTGCTGGTCAGAAGGGTTACCATCACCGTACTGAAATGAACAAGAAAATCTATAGAATTGGACAag GAATCCATACCAAGGATGGAAAAGTTATTAAGAACAATGCTTCTACTGAATATGACTTGTCAGAGAAATCTATTACTCCAATGGGTGGTTTCCCTCATTATGGTGAAGTCAATAATGACTTTGTCATGATTAAGGGATGTTGTATGGGACCTAAGAAGCGTGTCATTACTTTAAGAAAA TCTCTGCGTGTACACACTAAGAGGGCAGCACTTGAGAAGATCAATCTAAAGTTCATCGACACTTCGTCCAAATTTGGTCATGGTCGCTTCCAGACACCAGCTGACAAGGCTGCATTTATGGGAACTCTTAAGAAGGACCGTATACGTGAAGAGGCTGCTGCTACCGCTGCTCCAGCTGCAGCTCAGTCATAA